A genomic window from Indicator indicator isolate 239-I01 chromosome 10, UM_Iind_1.1, whole genome shotgun sequence includes:
- the SPATA1 gene encoding spermatogenesis-associated protein 1 — protein MSFSYMRPRTSQLVELHGFYVPEEVWNFKLNTVPIALSSKFISAGFIRVSPHITLRALREKLGEYLGGVAVADKFKFLKCVGKKLAVVKAKQETELELKSFAPPYALYPELYLLPEVEYFEDVYPLSSSTQQRHYFSAEDNRFGRGSRLSSLPQQKPEKSKQFLESIHSSHQLENQKVHSPVEWGEKEPLPVLHTKHKQDCNNGVQEKHIKSREKDENGCSGSSLIPSHSNPAHWQFGESDMVLQASQQNHLSQDQKEPNTPKWNDKATGTHLTLHVNHSDERGQNNQAHEDHITYRKDLTNTENNDHQNDTKVRRDRSQDARILKVMEDQTTEYAHKKQSLQQYGASKSIADPGGKWDNQADESKQNHFTCPKEYILPPNPPFLAASVNTAQVPAIQAAKNKMVEQLQQMKSDRRQMEKTREELMKKARGLLEQNKLRRYHVREEWKKKYFETKKTTVSLEGALSKLRQEVELYHQKLLKQLEARDSRKRRNNTTNSKNYTIIRITTVQHELDQLRRKLDDTKMKLIIEIKMRKQAASDLQALRAELTQKKIHSALILQSRKAGI, from the exons ATGTCATTCAGTTACATGAGACCTCGAACATCACAG TTGGTGGAGCTTCATGGTTTTTATGTCCCAGAAGAAGTGTGGAACTTCAAGCTGAATACTGTTCCTATAGCTCTTAGTAGCAAATTCATCTCAGCTGGGTTTATAAG GGTGTCTCCTCACATCACACTAAGAGCGCTGCGGGAGAAGCTTGGAGAGTACCTGGGTGGAGTTGCAGTTGCAGATAAATTCAAGTTTTTAAAATGCGTTGGGAAAAAACTAGCAGTG gtgaaagcaaagcaagaaacaGAACTTGAACTGAAGTCATTTGCTCCTCCTTAT GCACTTTATCCAGAATTGTATTTATTACCTGAAGTGGAGTACTTTGAGGATGTTTATCCATTATCATCATCTACTCAGCAAAGACATTACTTCAGTGCAGAAGATAATAGGTTTGGTCGTGGATCAAGATTATCCAGTCTTCCTCAACAAAAGcctgaaaaaagcaaacaattttTAGAAAGCATACACAGCAGTCATCAGCTAGAAAATCAGAAAGTGCATAGTCCTGTGGAATGGGGTGAGAAAGAACCTCTTCCAGTTTTGCACACAAAGCATAAGCAAGACTGTAACAACGGGGTTCAAGAAAAACACATCAAATCTAGAGAAAAAG ATGAAAACGGATGCAGTGGATCTTCCCTCATACCAAGTCATTCAAATCCTGCACACTGGCAGTTTGGAGAGAGTGACATGGTATTACAGGCTTCTCAGCAAAATCATCTCAGCCAAGATCAAAAAGAGCCTAACACTCCTAAGTGGAATGACAAAGCCACTGGGACTCATCTTACTCTTCATGTAAACCACAGTGATGAACGGGGCCAGAATAACCAAGCACATGAAGATCACATTACGTATCGAAAGG ACCTAACAAATACGGAAAATAATGACCACCAAAACGATACCAAAGTAAGAAGAGACAGATCACAGGATGCGAGAATTCTTAAAGTAATGGAAGACCAAACCACAGAATATGCACACAAAAAGCAAAG CTTGCAGCAATACGGAGCTAGCAAGTCTATAGCTGATCCTGGTGGAAAATGGGATAATCAG GCAgatgaaagcaagcaaaatcATTTTACATGCCCAAAAGAATATATTTTGCCTCCTAATCCGCCTTTTCTAGCAGcttctgtaaatacagctcaAGTTCCTGCAATTCAGGCAGCAA AAAACAAGATGGTAGAACAGTTGCAGCAAATGAAGTCAGACAGAAGGCAAATGGAGAAAACTAGAGAAGAACTGATGAAAAAAGCTAGAGGGCTATTGGAACAAAATAAGCTGAGGAGATACCATG TTCGTGAAGAATGGAAGAAGAAGTACTTTGAAACTAAGAAAACTACGGTTTCACTGGAGGGTGCTTTAAGCAAACTGCGACAAGAGGTAGAGCTTTACCACCAGAAATTACTCAAGCAATTAGAAGCCAGAGATAGTAGAAAACGACGAAACAATACGACAAACTCCAAG AATTACACAATCATCCGAATTACTACAGTGCAGCATGAACTTGATCAACTGAGGAGGAAGCTGGATGATACTAAAATGAAACTCATAATAGAAATTAAG ATGAGAAAGCAGGCTGCATCTGATTTACAAGCACTGAGAGCAGAACTGACACAGAAGAAGATTCACTCAGCTTTAATTCTCCAGTCCAGAAAAGCAGGAATTTAA
- the CTBS gene encoding di-N-acetylchitobiase, with translation MGRLWGQWLLPLGLLQLLGGPAVGTCPCQDPQLCDPITGTTGFEVFVFDVGKETWKSYDWSKITTVAAFGKYDPELMCYAHSKGSRLVLKGDVPLKEIVDPARRTAWISQQVDLAKKQYMDGINIDIEQEVNETSPEYYALTELVKETTDAFHREIPGSQVTFDVAWSPACIDKRCYNYTGIADACDFLFVMSYDEQSQIWTDCIAKANAPYLQTLVGYEEYIAMGIDPKKLVMGVPWYGYDYVCQNLSQDHVCSLFKVPFRGAPCSDAAGRQVPYGAIMKQVNSSLSGVLWDEVQKSPFYEYKDSLGHFHQVWFDDPHSISLKAAYVKNRGLRGIGMWNGNSLDYSRETVAEQQTEAMWQALTP, from the exons ATGGGGCGCCTGTGGGGTCAGTGGCTACTGCCGCTCGGCCTTCTGCAGTTGCTGGGCGGCCCCGCCGTCGGGACGTGCCCCTGCCAGGATCCCCAGCTCTGTGACCCCATCACGGGGACCACCGGCTTCGAG GTCTTCGTGTTCGATGTGGGAAAGGAAACCTGGAAATCCTATGACTGGTCAAAAATTACAACTGTGGCAGCTTTTGGAAAGTACGATCCTGAGCTCATGTGCTATGCTCACTCTAAAGGCTCCAGATTAGTACTGAAAG GTGATGTACCTCTTAAGGAAATTGTCGATCCTGCTAGAAGAACAGCATGGATATCCCAACAGGTGGACCTTGCTAAAAAACAGTATATGGATGGAATTAACATAGATATAGAGCAAGAAGTTAATGAAACCTCCCCTGAGTATTATGCACTAACAGAGCTTGTTAAGGAAACTACAGATGCTTTTCACAGAGAAATACCAGGATCACAG GTAACATTTGACGTGGCTTGGTCTCCAGCATGCATAGATAAAAGGTGCTACAATTACACTGGGATTGCAGATGCTTGTGACTTCTTATTTGTGATGTCATATGATGAACAGAGCCAGATCTGGACAGACTGTATTGCAAAAGCCAATGCTCCTTACCTGCAGACTTTAGTTG GATATGAAGAGTACATTGCCATGGGCATTGATCCTAAGAAGCTTGTGATGGGTGTCCCTTGGTATGGCTACGACTATGTCTGCCAAAACTTGTCTCAG gaTCATGTTTGTTCCCTTTTCAAAGTACCTTTCCGTGGGGCTCCTTGCAGTGATGCTGCAGGGCGTCAAGTGCCCTACGGAGCAATCATGAAGCAGGTGAACAGTTCTCTTTCAGGGGTGCTGTGGGATGAGGTACAGAAGTCTCCATTTTATGAATACAAG GATTCTCTTGGTCACTTCCACCAAGTATGGTTTGATGACCCTCACAGCATCTCTCTAAAAGCAGCATATGTGAAGAACCGAGGTTTAAGGGGCATTGGCATGTGGAATGGAAATAGTCTTGACTATTCCAGGGAAACTGTAGCAGAACAACAAACTGAAGCAATGTGGCAAGCCTTGACACCGTAA